The Astyanax mexicanus isolate ESR-SI-001 chromosome 18, AstMex3_surface, whole genome shotgun sequence DNA window taatgtaaagtgttTGAGTTATGGACACCTTAATTTGTGACCTacgtagtgcactatatagtgtgcaGAGAGGTATCTGAGATGCAGATACATCTCATATTATCAAAATAGTATATTGGCCCCTTAGATTTGAGTATGACACtctttttaatacagtaaatacaatattttCTACATATTTGGTGGTTATTATAATGTTACTACCTTTCCCTTTAGAGTTTTCttccaataaaatacattactgTAAACATTTTTGTGCACCCCAGTTTGAAAAACATCTTGTAATGTGGTTGAATCTTAAATATGCTATTTTCCTGAACATTATTTGGCAGATTTTATGTTTGATTCAGACATTTCTtttgtaaaataaacagtaattgtgcattaaaatatgaatatatctcTGTAGAGGAAGTGATTTCTATAGACTTACAACATAAACTATGCActttagatatatagataaatatatagatattttgttATGAATATGAAGAATGTGTTATTTCACTATAATAAGGGAACATGTAAAAGTGAGGGAGGTGATGCTGTGATCCACAGTGTGGAGGAAGGGGATGTGAGGGTGGAAATTGTTCTTGGATGAGGTAATGATGAGGTATGTGTCTGAACATAGCTGTGTGCTGGTGGATCAGTATACAGTAACCGTACCcttactttcactatagtacagttgttttagatcatttaattgagttagattgtgatacagtacccatgctttcactatagtacagtttctgctcttttgattgagttagattgtaatagaGTAACCCCAATTTCACTATAGTACATTTCATTTGtgctttatttgagttagattgtgaaacaGTACTTATATTGTCCCTAAAGTAGTTTCtccttttttatttgagttagattgtaatacagtaaCCATATTTTAACTATAGTACAGTGTCTCCtgctttaattgagttagattgtgatacactaACCATAATTTCACTATAGTAAATTTGGTTCtgctttatttgagttagattgtaacaCAGTATCCATACTTCAACTATAGTACAGTGTCTCCTCTTTTAAATGAGTTAGAATTTGATACAGGGCTCATAATGTTACTATAGTACATTTGATTCTGCTTTCTTTGAATTAGATTGTAATACTGTAACCATACTTCAACTACAGCGTTTcctctcttttaattgagttagatggtAATACAGTACTCATGCTTTTACTATaggatatttttcttttttaattgagttagattgtaacacagttcccatactttcactatagtacagtttctgctcttttgatTGAGATAGATTTGTAATACAGTAACCCCAATTTCACTATAGTACATTTCATTTGtgctttatttgagttagattgtgaaacaGTACTTATATTGTCCCTAAAGTAGTTTCtccttttttatttgagttagattgtaatacagtaaCCATATTCCAACTATAGTACAGTGTCTCCtgctttaattgagttagattgtgatacactaACCATAATTTCACTATAGTACATTTGGTTCtgctttatttgagttagattgtaacaCAGTACCCATACTTTAACTATAGTACAGTGTCTCCTCTTTTAAATGAGTTAGAATTTGATACAGTGCTCATAATGTTACTATAGTACATTTATTTCTGCTTTCTTTGAATTAGATTGTAATACTGTAACCATACTTCAACTACAGCGTTTcctctcttttaattgagttagatggtAATACAGTACTCATGCTTTTACTATaggatatttttcttttttaattgagttagattgtaacacagttcccatactttcactatagtacagtttctgctcttttgatTGAGATAGATTTGTAATACAGTAACCCCAATTTCACTATAGTACATTTCATTTGtgctttatttgagttagattgtgaaacaGTACTTATATTGTCCCTAAAGTAGTTTCtccttttttatttgagttagattgtaatacagtaaCCATATTCCAACTATAGTACAGTGTCTCCtgctttaattgagttagattgtgatacactaACCATAATTTCACTATAGTACATTTGGTTCtgctttatttgagttagattgtaacaCAGTACCCATACTTTAACTATAGTACAGTGTCTCCTCTTTTAAATGAGTTAGAATTTGATACAGTGCTCATAATGTTACTATAGAACATTTATTTCTGCTTTCTTTGAATTAGATTGTAATACTGTAACCATACTTCAACTACAGCGTTTcctctcttttaattgagttagatggtAATACAGTACTCATGCTTTTACTATaggatatttttcttttttaattgagttagattgtaacacagttcccatactttcactatagtacagtttctgctcttttgatTGAGATAGATTTGTAATACAGTAACCCCAATTTCACTATAGTACATTTCATTTGtgctttatttgagttagattgtgatgcaGTACTTATAATGTCTCTAAAATAGTTTCtccttttttaattgagttagattgtaatacatTAACCATATTTCAACTATAGTACAGTgtctcctgttttttaattgagttagattgtgatacactaAGCATAATTTCACTATAGTACATTTGGTTCtgctttatttgagttagattgtaacaCAGTATCCATACTTCAACTATAGTACAGTGTCTCCTCTTTTTAATGAGTTAGAATTTGATACAGGGCTCATAATGTTACTATAGTACATTTGATTCTGCTTTCTTTGAATTAGGTTGTAATACTGTAACCATACTTCAACTACAGCGTTTcctctcttttaattgagttagatggtAATACAGTACTCATGCTTTTACTATaggatatttttcttttttaattgagttagattgtaacacagttcccatactttcactatagtacagtttctgctcttttgatTGAGATAGATTTGTAATACAGTAACCCCAATTTCACTATAGTACATTTCATTTGtgctttatttgagttagattgtgaaacaGTACTTATATTGTCCCTAAAGTAGTTTCtccttttttatttgagttagattgtaatacagtaaCCATATTCCAACTATAGTACAGTGTCTCCtgctttaattgagttagattgtgatacactaACCATAATTTCACTATAGTACATTTGGTTCtgctttatttgagttagattgtaacaCAGTACCCATACTTTAACTATAGTACAGTGTCTCCTCTTTTAAATGAGTTAGAATTTGATACAGTGCTCATAATGTTACTATAGAACATTTATTTCTGCTTTCTTTGAATTAGATTGTAATACTGTAACCATACTTCAACTACAGCGTTTcctctcttttaattgagttagatggtAATACAGTACTCATGCTTTTACTATaggatatttttcttttttaattgagttagattgtaacacagttcccatactttcactatagtacagtttctgctcttttgatTGAGATAGATTTGTAATACAGTAACCCCAATTTCACTATAGTACATTTCATTTGtgctttatttgagttagattgtgatgcaGTACTTATAATGTCTCTAAAATAGTTTCtccttttttaattgagttagattgtaatacatTAACCATATTTTAACTATAGTACAGTgtctcctgttttttaattgagttagattgtgatacactaAGCATAATTTCACTATAGTACATTTGGTTCtgctttatttgagttagattgtaacaCAGTATCCATACTTCAACTATAGTACAGTGTCTCCTCTTTTTAATGAGTTAGAATTTGATACAGGGCTCATAATGTTACTATAGTACATTTGATTCTGCTTTCTTTGAATTAGGTTGTAATACTGTAACCATACTTCAAATATAGTGTTTcctctcttttaattgagttagatggtAATACAGTACTCATGCTTTTACTATagtatattttccttttttaattgagttagattgtaacaCAGTTCCCATGCTTtcactacagtacagtttctgctcttttgatTGAGTTAGATTTGTAATACAGTAACCACAATGTCACTATAGTAGATTTTATTTGtgctttatttgagttagattgtgatacggTACTCATACTGTCTCTAAAATAGTTTCTCctttttttattgagttagattgtaatacagtaaCCATACTTCAACTAGAGTTCAGTGTCtcctgttttaattgagttagattgtgataatATAACCATAATTTCACTATAGTACATTTGTTTCtgctttatttgagttagattgaaACATAATATCCATACTTCAACTATAGTACAGTGTCtcctttttttaattgagttagactgtaaTACAGTACCCATACTTCAACTATAGTACGGTGTCTGCTCTTTtcattgagttagattgtgatacagtactcaCAATTTTACTATAGTACActtgtttttgctttatttgagttagattgtaatactgTAACCATTCTTCAACTATAGTACAGTGTctcctcttttaattgagttagatacTTCAACTATAGTGCAGTCCCCATACTGTCACTAAAGTACAGTTTctactcttttaattgagttagactgtgataCAGTACTCATATATTTCCTATagtatatttaattgtttttttgtatttattcatctttatttgagttagattaaTAGTGATAAACCATTTCTGGGTGTGTTGAAACGTCACAGCGTGTATCAGTGGTTCTGGACTGTTTTCTAATGTTCATTAATCACTCCTCCGCTTTCTAATCAGGCTGGGAGTGGACGGCTGAGAGAAAGCAGACTTATCTCTGCAGTTCAAAGTTTAGGCCGTGAGATTTCTTGGCTGCTTTAGACGCTCCCTTTCCAAACAATTCAGGAGTTTACAAGATTCAGCTCAACATCCTCATTCCTCACATAGAAAAGAagcacttaaatatatatttaaatatatatatatatatatacagttatacatatacagaaccagtcaaaagtgtggacacacattctcattcaatgtttctgtcctacatagtaaatgaatactgaagtgatccagactataaagggacacataaggaatcatgtagaaacttaaaagtgttaaacaaaccaaaatactctgtgaagaagcttttaggtgctcttatctggggagctgttaacttgtggtttcatATCCTTTAcaatagaggaaactcttgcacttactttcctggggcggtcctgatgagagccagtttcatcaaaacgtttttgatggtctttatgactgcacttgaggatactttccaagttcttgaaatttttcgaattgactgaccttcatttattaaagtaattacactgcctggccacaaaaatctccacctggatgtaagtaagtaaatgatgtggggttggttgatgctgcagttggtctgcaggtttaggttcagcaacagtatgtgctgaaagaatgaggtcagctgactacctgaatgtactgaatatagatgtcacgcctggccctgtttcctgtctgtcctcgtgcctgtgttgtcccacgtgacccgtgcccctgtgttctgtcagtgtttttccactcacctatgtccatttgtagctccgcccctcattagtctgtccccaggtgttacctgttctccttcccgccttgtgtgtatatttaagcatctcagtcattagtgtttctgtcggttcttgtgcgtttatacgtctgtcacggctgtgttaaatcctgTCTGTCTGTTAGTCTCCTGTTTGGTCTGTTTcggtttgatttatgtttttggtTTCTGTTCTtcaataaatgatacttgcgttagcgtccgctctcctcgtccagtccttcacacagcgttacaatagaccaggttattccatcaatggatttattcttcCCTGATTGCatggacatattccaagatgacaatgtcaggattaatATGTCAGGATTTaatatgagtgaatggaggagcttctgagctctgagtttccccttctgaagtctccattgctccaccaatcgcttgcgttcagtaaaactgagccagatcctcttttagaggctgtacgtgtgacgtaagtatgtaaagacgtgtgacgtggccagaagaagagaagaagcgacccaacaccccagtttttagaatgagtaTATTATGCTTAGCAGGGATGTtggttccagcacactgctaccattaaacacagtttagagacaaaataatacggactgccacttaaAATGAATAATAGTTATTGATTAAAGGGTCCCAGTATCTGTAGGTGCTTTCCTTGTGTTGTGTATCTGTGAGAAGTTCAGCAGAGGTGGAGATGGTGGAGGTGGGCTGGTCTGTTGGTTATTTCACACATTCCACTCTCCATTGTTTACATCAGGAAGGCCGTGCTGCTGTCAGGGCTACACTGGCACTggagaggaaacacacacacacacacacactgctaagcAATGGGATGGAAAAAGTGAGTATCTCAGAGCGAAGTGCTCTCTCTCATCCACAGCCCTTATCTTCTCTCAGACTGAAAGACCTGAGCAGATCTCAGTTCAGCTTCATTAGTGTAGATCTTCTGGATCTGATGCTGATCATCTCCCGTATTTGTTCTCGCTGTTCTCGCTCAGCCGTGCTATCTCTCCTGTGTTCGTAGTGTGGACTCCTGATCCCAGCTCACCTGGTCACCAGGGCAACCCTTAGATAAACCACAGGAGCCTTGATACCTTGGCAATGGAGCTGCGCCAGGAGACGGAAGCTCTGAGGTCCCATAAGGTCGCCTCCCACAGGAGAGCAATAAAAACACGTGAGTAACCGTAAGCACCAGATTACAGTACCCATACATCCAATAtaatacagtttctgctcttttaattgagttagattgtgatacagtacccatgTTTTCCCTATAGCACAGTTTCTgcccttttaattgagttagattgtgatacagtactcaTACTTCCATTGTAGACTGTAGCTCTGGTAGTGTTAATTGTTGAGGTATTAGCTTCCATTATTTTATAGTTACAGTAACCTTGTATCTCCAGTGCAGGATTGAGTACTAATGTGAGTGAGGTtgccaatacattttttttggccAGCTTATTACATTTAAATCTCCCTGTTCTGTCTTTGCAGGAATCGTCTTTACACCTCTTTACACCGTCCTTATCGTCCTCTACCTGCTGTCTTCTTCAGAGGGACGAACACAGGGATGCGAGTGTCCCACAGCCACCGTTCTGGACCAGTTTCCCTCCAGTCTTCCCAGCAACACCTGCTGTCTGAACTTCACTGGATCTTCTTTATTTAACGTGTCTTGGACTGCTTTAGCTTCTTTGGAAAGCCTTGAGATTTTGGATCTTTCCTTGTGTAATCTGACTCATATTGATGATGAAACTGCAGCGGGTCTTGCTTTTCCTTCATTGCGAGAGCTGTACTTGAGTCAGAACCAGCTTAAATCAGTGCCTAGAACCTTTCTAGCTGATGCTGAGAGTTTGGAAGTGCTGGATTTGGGAAGGAATCTCCTGCAGGACCTTCCAGTAGACTTCCTGCTCAACTCGAGCTCAAGTCTTCGCGTCTTGCTTCTGGGTGGAAACAGACTTCAGTTTATTCCAAGTTCTGTCTTTAAGGATTCGCTCCAGCGGCTGGATTTGGCGGGAAACCTTTGGAACTGCACCTGTGCTTTGGTGGAGGAGCTCCAGCAGGTCCAGTTTGGCAACTCCACCATTGTAGAGGACACTGTGCGTAATCTGACCTGTGCTTCACCATTGAAACTGGCAGGAAGGGCAGTTTGGTCAATTCAGGCTAAAAACGTTTGTCCGCTAGAACCCACCAGTCTCAGTGCCCTGTTTATAATCCTCCCACTTTTTCTCCTCGTCATCCTGTTGCTCTGCTGGTGCTGCGGCAAAaaggagaacaa harbors:
- the si:ch211-106k21.5 gene encoding uncharacterized protein si:ch211-106k21.5 → MELRQETEALRSHKVASHRRAIKTRIVFTPLYTVLIVLYLLSSSEGRTQGCECPTATVLDQFPSSLPSNTCCLNFTGSSLFNVSWTALASLESLEILDLSLCNLTHIDDETAAGLAFPSLRELYLSQNQLKSVPRTFLADAESLEVLDLGRNLLQDLPVDFLLNSSSSLRVLLLGGNRLQFIPSSVFKDSLQRLDLAGNLWNCTCALVEELQQVQFGNSTIVEDTVRNLTCASPLKLAGRAVWSIQAKNVCPLEPTSLSALFIILPLFLLVILLLCWCCGKKENKKKDSSTIRSCKKDTHLSRNGRWAQDKPPFGEKAAADSAKDAMLKNQLMLRPSSALLGSTRDIYEEVEVKLGSVDSLGPPPSTSSADGAVGKEEHKEKEGEDSKQDLETVSVTEVMKDSADREKAYMTQSTKYYSLVPGLEIEDSDHGEYESVDLS